attctaaaaatataacctGAAAATTCTTCCCCTATTGAATCACCTGGTACTACATTTCCAATCCTCCTTTCCATAAAGGGAAGTAATTTCTTTTCATCATCGATTTCAATGCTCTTTTGAACATTATTAAGTGGGTTTGATATGTTTAACTTCATTTTTGCTGTGgagtgtaaaaaaaaaaaaaaaaaaaaattttaaaacgtcgaaaaaaatagctatactatgtatatatataagggGAAAATATTCCAAAAAATTTAGCCGCGAAAAAGAGTGTGAACAGTATGTAGCAAAGAAAGGTATGAAAAggtatattattacataaaatatatagtatatattttttaaattacgAGCGAgccaatttaaataaatatatataatacataagTATGGATAAGCCAAGAATAcagtttttataaaatatttataaatatatatataatgtattttattttttataaaattctaAATTTACCTTTATTATTGCTatgctaaaaaaattagttgGAATTATTGATCTTGGAATTAGTTATTTTCatgtaaatttaaatataattataaataaacaaaaattaaaattttgtaaaaattttgtaaaataaaaaaaaatatatttaacgAAATAAAGTGaaatatagataataataattacgTAGCATTTTTTAGCTTATACAACATGTGAAACTCTTAgttaatgttttatttttccatatgaaaataataattatttaattgcATTATTGGGAATttacaatattatattgtatatatgcatgttaaacatttttatattataccgtttttttttggccTTGTATTAAATAAGGAGCTAATATTTCctctaataataatttgtatataaaatatagccatgcaaaattattttatataaatatgcaaacgttactatattatataaggggaacatattatatttctaaGAATAAGAAGGGCAtcccatattttttatcgttTTGTACAAGGAAAACCTTTAtagtatattataaatttttgtgcaatatatattccaaaataaataattgaaCTAACAAAAGGGGAAGCgggcatatatataaaatgccttcatattattttttatgcatatattataataccACCTCTTGCCTTATCCATTTCGttgatattatataaccgcctatatttattaaagtaataatatagaatatccttttatataatattaatttaattttgtttaaaattttaaaatatatatacccttcatttaatatatttaaaatttttacgttgcattaaaaataatatgggTAATATTTTCCCCCCaatttttccttttatttatatgcccaaattttttatttttattttcttaataaattttaatatatataatatataattaattttacaCGGTAATAagcataaataattattatatacatccAATTTTCCTTATAAGTTCTACAAGGGaaggaagaaaaaattaagataACAACTTTATAgtcatattttcatttcattattttgtaataatttttttactttgtATAAGTGCCCAAAATATAAGGAATAAGCTTAAAATATtagtaaaaatacaaaggcttattttccttatataataaatatgagcGAGCACAACCCCCTTCAGTGCcccctttatttttacctTCGTATATTCCTAAgtagtatataattttaaatagcatttataaataagtaaaaaaataatacttatttttatatttatccatttttagtagctattttgttttgttttaaaaaacaagtGTTTATAGTTTTGTCAAAAATGTaaagaataattttttttttatgtttatcaTTAAAATGTCAATTTGGAACATGGGAGAAATTATTTCAAAGTAAAATACACATATAGAACATAAAAAAGGGAATGAATAAAAGATATGGTTGTATATTTAGTTAGGTATTTTCCATGTAATgactatttttaatatgttaatgaaatataaattaaaaataacgTCATGGTTCtatgtttaaaaaagaaaaaaaactaatCTATAAGTTTCCTCCAATGGTTCATACACAAAATTTTCTTATATActatatgaaataatttgtattttggTAAACCTGGTTAGGCTATTTTAATAAGTTAATATAGCCCGTTTTCCTACCCACATTTTATAATGTAGTGTAGTTGTTTTATGCATCCCATTGAATGATGGATACGCATTTGAAACCGATAAACAAGCAGAGAACTGACAACCTGAGCAATATTGCACATAACAAATAAACtccatataattaaaagtataaaaaatgtctatgtaatatattttttcgtcaaaaaaatatatcatatgcATAACACCGACGGAAATTGTTGCATTGCTATATATgctattaattttaaaaaatatatatgcttactaaaatattttgttatgaAATGGTagtattataatttgtttatgtatataattaatgtattatataagcTTTGGAGGGGGTTactaatttattatgttataTGTGTGTGCGTCGGGagtgtaaaaataatatcccTTTACCTTTGATAAGGCAATATTAATGTGTGTGTATTTTTgctttatacattttaatttaaaataaaaatttatgatcAAAATAGTTTATTAACACATTAATTAGAAAatgtcattttttaataattaaaattgagATATTACATTCATTtggaaaaaggaaaaaggaaatataacaaatgtgtatgcatttaaaaatatatatgttttattcaAAACAGTAATTCGTTGcgcatttatataaacacTGTTGCAATTGTGTCTGTACCTTCAATGCTTATCACATTAAATAGTATGATATCaaacatgtatatatattttaatataatatatatgcatgcatataatattaaataccATAACTATCTTGCACGCATATacgtataaaaaaatgtcattttttttaaatatagatatgtattgatatttttttaacaaaataaatacatttaaatttttatgtattttttctttttcttttatttttttgtatttaaaaatttaatatagcCACCAGCACATTGTGGTTTTCAATTTGCtttatttcaatttttttttttttttttccgaactctttaatttttcgcaaaataaatttaaaaaaatataatacctATGAGAATAGTATGGTAAAATTGGGGAGAATGTTTAAATTAAACTTAAAAGtgagtttaaaaaaaatataaaaattaaattagtttaatatatatccatatgTTTAGGTGTATGTATGTCTATATGAGCGTAATTATATGTGCAAGAGACcgataaaaatatcaagGGAATATTCACCTTCCCCAAATCAGTGATAGTGGAACGATAGTAATATACAAAGGTGTATGCCTTTCCATCCGTTTTCCAAACTTTGGTAGACGCGTATAtgtacatgcatatatggaTATACTTACacacaatatataataaaatttttgttgAGACAACATGAAGAATGCTGGTGTTAATTTTAGTAActgtgtaaaaaaatattgcagCAAAAGTAATAACccatttgaaaaattgcgaaaacaatttaataaagggaactatcattattatgattTAAATGAACTAAATGATAGTAGAGTAAAGACCTTGCCATATTCTATAAGAATATTGCTTGAATCCGCAATACGTAATTgtgataatttaaaagtaACCGAAGAAAATGTAAAAGCAATATTAGGATGGAAAGAGAATTGtaagaaaatgaaagaaaTTCCATTTATGCCTGCCCGTGTTTTATTACAAGATTTAACGGGTGTACCATGCATAGTGGATTTAGCTACAATGAGAGATACTGCAGAATTATTGGGTGGTgatgcaaataaaataaatcctCTAATCCCAGTCGATTTAGTTATTGATCATTCAGTACAAGTAGATCATAGCAGAAGTTCTAAAGCAATAgaatttaatgaaaaaagagaaTTTGAAAGAAATTTAGAAAGATTTAAATTTCTTAAATGGGGTATGAAttcatttgaaaatatgttaatttTACCACCTGGATCAGGAATAGTacatcaaataaatttagaaTATTTAGCGCATtgtgtatttaaaaataataataataatttaatatatcctGATAGTGTTGTTGGTACTGATTCTCATACAACGATGATAAATGGATTGGGTGTATTAGGCTGGGGAGTTGGAGGTATTGAAGCTGAAGCTACAATGCTAGGCTTACCAATATCTATGACATTACCTGAAGTAGTAGGAATAAATGTTGTAGGAAAATTATctgataatttattaagtACTGATAtcgttttatatattacatcATTTTTAAGAAAAGAAGTAGGAgttgtaaataaatatgttgaaTTTTTTGGACCAAGCTTAAAAAGTTTAAGACTAGCTGATAGAGCAACAATAGCTAATATGGCACCAGAATATGGAGCTACAGTAGGTTTCTTTGGTATTGATGATACAACAttagaatatttaaaacaaacaGGAAGAGATGATGAGAAAGTAGATTTAATTCGAgattatttacaaaaaaatatgttatataataattattcgGAAAATTTAGAATATACAGATGTATATACTTTagatttatcaaaattgaGTTTATCAGTATCAGGTCCTAAAAGGCCccatgataatatattattatctgaATTACATAATGACTTTAAAATTTGTCTTGATTCACCAGTTGGTTTTAAAGGATATAATATAAGTAAGGAGGATcaacaaaaagaaatttcatttgaatataaaactGGAGATGGAAGTACCTATAAATTATCTCATGGTAGTGTTGTCTTAGCAGCAATTACATCATGTACAAATACTAGTAATTCATCTTCTATGATTGCTGCTGGTTTGTTAGCTAAAAAAGCAGTTGAATTGGGAATAAAACCGATcccatatattaaaagttCTTTATCTCCTGGATCGAAAGCAGTTCAGAAATATTTAGAAGCAGGTGGATTATTAAgttatttagaaaaattagGATTTTATAATGTTGGTTATGGTTGTATGACATGTATAGGAAATAGTGGGAATTTAGATGCAGAAGTTGAAGATGTAATAAATAAGCACGATTTAGTTTGTTCTTCTGTTTTGTCTGGAAATAGAAATTTTGAAGGACGTATACATCCATTGATTAAAGCAAACTATTTAGCTTCCCCAGCTTTAGTTGTATTATTAAGTCTAATAGGTAATGttaataaagatataacaaaatatacatttgaATGTAATGGAAAGGTTGTCAAAGCTTTAGATTTAATTCCAAATaaagatgaaataaatgaatatgaagaaaaatatgttaaggcagatttatataaagatatatataaaaacataaaatatgttaataaatattggaatgatatacaaataaaaaaaaataaattatttgaatggGATAAAAATTCGacttatatacataaaccTCCATTTTTTGATGGTATGAAAATGGAACCTCAAAAAATAGAAGATATCAAAAATggcaatatattattattattaggtGATAGTATAACAACAGATCATATATCACCAGCTGGTAtgatacataaaaaatcagaagcatataaatttttaaaatcaaaAGGTGTAAAAGATGATGatttaaatacatatgGAGCAAGAAGAGGTAATGATGAGATCATGATTCGAGGTACTTTTGCTAATATAagattaattaataaattatgtcCTGATAAAGGCCCTAATACTATATACATTCCTTCCAATGAATTAATGTCTGTATATGAAGCAGCtatgaaatataaacaaaataataaagatgtTATAATTATTGCTGGTAAAGAATATGGTTGTGGTAGTTCTAGAGATTGGGCAGCTAAAGGAACTCATCTTTTGGGTGTTAAAGCTATTATTGCTGAATCATTTGAAAGAATTCATAGAAGCAATTTAATAGGAATGAGTGTACTAccattacaatttttaaataaagagaATGCTCAACACTATAATATAGATGGTACTGAAACTTTTtcgattttattaaatgaagGTAATCTAAAACCAGGACAACATATAACTGTCGAAATGATTCAAAAAGGAAAAACCATCAAATTTGATGTTCTATGTAGAATAGATACTGAAATTGAGGTTCAATATTTCAAGAATGGTGGAATATTGAAGTATGTCCTTCGATCGTTAGCCAAAAAGGAAGatgcataaaaatagaTGAAGACAtgctttataattttgatcaATTTCACTATGGATTAATCTGCCAATACTACACCGATTAAACCCAATTTGTAGTGGCTCATTgcaatatatgcatatatatatttgccCATTTTGCCACCAActtacaatatttttattgaaaaacGGAGATCCTAATAAATAGCTAGCTAAAAATAGCTCATGTACATATTTGGCCAGCTTTTTTCGTTGTGAGTTATTTGCCCAGTTTGGGGAATTTCCAAATTATGGTCATGCATGCTTATTCATTCATTCATTCATTCATTCattcaattttaatttcaattgtttagattttttttcttttaaattatattcttcGAATTGGTTCGGTATGGCATCACAATGTGTACTGCACCGACAAAAGTGTTTAACACATATATGCCCATAAAGGGTTATttcaaaacaaattaaaaaataaatcaaa
This region of Plasmodium chabaudi chabaudi strain AS genome assembly, chromosome: 13 genomic DNA includes:
- a CDS encoding aconitate hydratase, putative, with protein sequence MKNAGVNFSNCVKKYCSKSNNPFEKLRKQFNKGNYHYYDLNELNDSRVKTLPYSIRILLESAIRNCDNLKVTEENVKAILGWKENCKKMKEIPFMPARVLLQDLTGVPCIVDLATMRDTAELLGGDANKINPLIPVDLVIDHSVQVDHSRSSKAIEFNEKREFERNLERFKFLKWGMNSFENMLILPPGSGIVHQINLEYLAHCVFKNNNNNLIYPDSVVGTDSHTTMINGLGVLGWGVGGIEAEATMLGLPISMTLPEVVGINVVGKLSDNLLSTDIVLYITSFLRKEVGVVNKYVEFFGPSLKSLRLADRATIANMAPEYGATVGFFGIDDTTLEYLKQTGRDDEKVDLIRDYLQKNMLYNNYSENLEYTDVYTLDLSKLSLSVSGPKRPHDNILLSELHNDFKICLDSPVGFKGYNISKEDQQKEISFEYKTGDGSTYKLSHGSVVLAAITSCTNTSNSSSMIAAGLLAKKAVELGIKPIPYIKSSLSPGSKAVQKYLEAGGLLSYLEKLGFYNVGYGCMTCIGNSGNLDAEVEDVINKHDLVCSSVLSGNRNFEGRIHPLIKANYLASPALVVLLSLIGNVNKDITKYTFECNGKVVKALDLIPNKDEINEYEEKYVKADLYKDIYKNIKYVNKYWNDIQIKKNKLFEWDKNSTYIHKPPFFDGMKMEPQKIEDIKNGNILLLLGDSITTDHISPAGMIHKKSEAYKFLKSKGVKDDDLNTYGARRGNDEIMIRGTFANIRLINKLCPDKGPNTIYIPSNELMSVYEAAMKYKQNNKDVIIIAGKEYGCGSSRDWAAKGTHLLGVKAIIAESFERIHRSNLIGMSVLPLQFLNKENAQHYNIDGTETFSILLNEGNLKPGQHITVEMIQKGKTIKFDVLCRIDTEIEVQYFKNGGILKYVLRSLAKKEDA